In Candidatus Nomurabacteria bacterium, a genomic segment contains:
- a CDS encoding glycosyltransferase family 2 protein has translation MNELISVIIPCQNDAETLRTTVQSIQEQQSVNVEIIIVCDGATQDTLHIAQDLAKENIQVLQQEAQGAPAARNAGARLSKGAYLYFCDADVKLAPNALHTLLTALQKNTKAAFAYGSFVFDERPMPAVHFSHYWLQRLNFISTMSLIRRAHFPGFDTHLKRFQDWDLWLSVVEKGGRGVAVAPQLFQTLAHQRSAISTRSELRAEAKAYLSQKHQLPKGGALKSLVWKISFTIYRLLHPVR, from the coding sequence ATGAATGAGCTTATTAGTGTTATCATCCCGTGTCAAAATGATGCGGAGACTCTACGCACTACTGTACAAAGTATTCAGGAGCAGCAAAGTGTTAATGTAGAAATTATTATTGTCTGCGACGGAGCAACTCAAGATACTTTGCATATTGCCCAGGATTTAGCTAAAGAAAATATCCAAGTACTTCAACAGGAAGCTCAAGGCGCACCAGCTGCTCGCAACGCTGGAGCACGACTCAGTAAAGGTGCATATCTTTACTTTTGCGATGCAGATGTGAAGTTAGCGCCGAATGCGCTTCACACCTTACTCACTGCACTTCAAAAAAATACTAAGGCCGCCTTTGCTTATGGTAGCTTTGTGTTTGATGAGCGGCCAATGCCAGCAGTACATTTCAGCCACTACTGGCTACAACGCTTAAACTTTATTTCCACGATGTCGCTCATCCGCCGTGCACATTTCCCGGGCTTTGATACTCACCTGAAGCGCTTCCAAGACTGGGATCTCTGGTTAAGTGTGGTGGAAAAAGGAGGCAGGGGAGTCGCTGTAGCACCTCAACTCTTTCAGACCTTAGCACATCAGCGCAGTGCAATTAGCACTCGTAGTGAGTTGCGGGCCGAGGCTAAGGCGTACCTGTCTCAAAAGCATCAACTCCCTAAAGGCGGCGCATTGAAGAGTCTTGTATGGAAAATCTCCTTTACGATTTATCGGCTTCTGCACCCAGTACGCTAA
- a CDS encoding oligosaccharide flippase family protein, with product MSPSESSGKVLRNSTYLTAAYIAQKVLSFGYFVFYSRTLSPEHTGIYVFAISFVTIFSIGIDLGLNPVLIREVARAKEKTQSYLSTILAIKIFLAVLAYAGIWVTALILGYDILTQEVLWLAGISMVIESFSVTLYGIFRGYQNFRYEATGTIIHQVFVLGFGIVGLVINPSPIILGIAVMLGALANFSYALWHMVRTLKFKVTPRIDLSVIKQFAKWATPFFLAGIFTKLYAYVDIVLLKQMTDDAHVGWYSVAYKLTYAIQFLPLAISNSVFPAFSELYLSSQDKLRRLLEQSYFFMLSIGTPIAAGVFVLAGPLITNPNLWPTYAQSISALQVSILSLPFIFINLIAGTLLGACNKQKIHTINIMITTIVNIVANVILIPQWQHVGASAAALLSALVLFVLSTIWSWKVAKYRIVWLLGRWARSLIASAIMVGILLALGSSLSVFALLPIAAIIYAIAFFLVGGITRTDIQTLYGIIRRRNGATAE from the coding sequence TTGTCACCTTCCGAAAGTTCAGGAAAAGTACTTAGAAACTCGACCTATCTCACGGCCGCGTATATTGCACAAAAAGTGCTCTCATTTGGGTACTTTGTTTTTTATTCTCGCACACTTTCACCTGAGCATACGGGTATTTATGTCTTTGCTATTTCTTTTGTCACGATCTTTAGCATTGGTATTGATCTGGGACTTAACCCAGTACTTATTCGTGAAGTCGCTCGAGCAAAAGAGAAAACGCAAAGTTATCTTTCCACCATACTGGCGATTAAAATTTTCTTGGCGGTGCTGGCCTATGCCGGAATTTGGGTTACCGCACTCATTTTAGGATACGATATTCTTACCCAAGAAGTGCTTTGGCTGGCTGGAATCTCAATGGTTATCGAATCCTTCAGCGTTACGCTGTATGGCATTTTTCGTGGGTATCAAAACTTCCGCTACGAAGCCACTGGAACGATTATTCACCAAGTCTTTGTGCTAGGTTTCGGCATTGTTGGCTTAGTAATTAACCCTAGTCCGATTATCCTGGGTATTGCCGTGATGCTCGGCGCCTTGGCAAACTTTTCCTATGCACTTTGGCATATGGTCAGGACGCTGAAATTCAAAGTTACTCCTCGGATTGATCTTTCGGTTATCAAGCAATTTGCTAAGTGGGCAACACCGTTTTTCCTGGCTGGCATCTTCACGAAGCTCTATGCCTACGTTGATATTGTCTTACTTAAACAGATGACGGATGACGCACATGTGGGATGGTACAGTGTTGCCTACAAGCTTACGTATGCTATTCAGTTTTTACCTTTAGCAATCTCTAATAGTGTCTTTCCGGCCTTCAGTGAGCTTTATCTTAGCTCACAGGATAAGCTGCGACGCTTGCTTGAACAATCATATTTTTTCATGCTCAGTATTGGCACACCAATTGCGGCTGGTGTTTTTGTCCTCGCTGGTCCTCTGATCACCAACCCAAATCTTTGGCCAACCTACGCCCAGAGTATTTCAGCTTTGCAGGTTTCCATCCTTAGCCTTCCATTTATTTTCATTAATCTCATTGCCGGAACCTTGCTTGGAGCATGTAATAAACAGAAAATTCACACGATTAATATAATGATTACAACCATTGTTAACATCGTGGCGAATGTTATTCTTATCCCACAATGGCAGCATGTTGGAGCAAGTGCAGCAGCGCTCCTTAGTGCATTAGTACTCTTTGTGCTCAGCACAATCTGGTCATGGAAAGTGGCGAAGTATCGCATCGTTTGGCTCCTCGGACGTTGGGCTCGCAGCCTCATTGCTTCTGCGATTATGGTAGGGATTCTTTTAGCGCTTGGTTCTAGCTTGTCTGTCTTTGCCCTGCTACCGATCGCCGCGATTATTTATGCCATTGCCTTCTTCCTAGTTGGAGGGATAACCCGTACAGACATACAAACACTTTATGGGATTATTCGACGAAGAAATGGCGCAACGGCAGAATAA
- the rplM gene encoding 50S ribosomal protein L13: protein MQIEHITLDAKGKTFGRMSSEIARYLQGKHKATYQPNLVAPVQVTVKNLNEVSFSGNKLDNKIIYKHTGYTGNLKQQTLRQAFTKSPEKVLRDAVRRMLPKNRLQAKLLKNLHIV from the coding sequence ATGCAAATCGAACATATTACGCTTGATGCTAAAGGCAAAACCTTTGGACGGATGTCATCTGAAATCGCGCGCTATCTCCAAGGCAAGCATAAGGCAACATATCAACCAAACCTGGTTGCACCTGTTCAGGTTACTGTAAAAAACCTTAACGAGGTGAGTTTTAGCGGGAATAAACTGGATAACAAGATAATCTACAAGCATACCGGCTACACTGGTAATTTAAAGCAACAAACCCTGCGTCAAGCATTTACAAAATCTCCTGAAAAGGTATTGCGTGATGCGGTCCGCCGTATGCTGCCTAAGAATCGACTTCAAGCAAAGCTACTTAAGAATCTTCATATAGTTTAA
- the rpsI gene encoding 30S ribosomal protein S9, which yields MATSKTTVKQKVARERKARGVAPKKSAPKKRDYLYAVGRRKTAVARVRRLAGGVGEITVNEKPLNEYFPEPELHTIVKSPIDLVAADERFAYTVKVQGGGKHSQAEAVRHGIARVLLVADPEHRKALKQAGWLTRDARVKERKKPGLKRARRAPQWQKR from the coding sequence ATGGCTACAAGCAAGACAACGGTAAAGCAAAAGGTTGCCCGAGAACGAAAAGCTCGTGGTGTTGCACCTAAAAAATCTGCACCAAAGAAGCGAGACTACTTATATGCTGTGGGTCGACGTAAGACCGCAGTCGCTCGCGTCCGCCGCTTAGCCGGTGGTGTAGGGGAGATTACAGTGAATGAAAAGCCACTGAATGAGTACTTCCCAGAACCGGAATTGCATACCATCGTGAAATCACCGATTGATCTTGTTGCAGCTGATGAGCGCTTTGCTTACACCGTAAAAGTGCAGGGTGGTGGTAAGCACAGTCAGGCTGAAGCAGTTCGACATGGCATTGCTCGCGTCCTGCTCGTGGCTGACCCTGAGCATCGTAAAGCTCTCAAACAAGCTGGGTGGCTTACTCGTGACGCCCGCGTGAAGGAGCGTAAGAAGCCAGGTCTGAAGCGTGCTCGACGTGCACCGCAGTGGCAAAAGCGCTAG
- a CDS encoding DNA-binding protein, giving the protein MKQLTFRLRPGQLLKEEIEARTQNVSAGVLLSIVGGLENAVLRMAGSEANNQAVKEWDGPFEIVSGTGTISSKGCHIHVSISDKEGNVIGGHLRDGCKVKFTAEIVIGIFEDVEYQRVFSEETGFDELEVRENA; this is encoded by the coding sequence ATGAAACAACTTACTTTTCGTTTACGGCCAGGACAACTCCTTAAAGAAGAGATTGAAGCGCGGACGCAAAATGTTTCGGCTGGTGTTTTACTCTCCATCGTAGGTGGTCTAGAAAATGCTGTCCTGCGTATGGCGGGATCCGAGGCAAACAACCAAGCAGTGAAAGAATGGGATGGTCCATTTGAAATTGTTTCCGGCACCGGAACAATCTCATCAAAGGGGTGTCACATTCATGTGTCTATATCCGACAAGGAAGGAAATGTCATAGGTGGACACTTGCGCGATGGTTGTAAGGTAAAATTTACCGCCGAAATTGTTATTGGCATATTTGAGGATGTGGAGTACCAGCGTGTATTTAGCGAAGAAACCGGCTTTGACGAACTGGAAGTTCGGGAAAATGCTTGA
- a CDS encoding glycosyltransferase family 2 protein: MSQTPMTVIIVSWNVRELVLQCIAALLQSRQNPEDIIVVDNASQDGSLRSLKEKYPNITLIANSKNVGFAKAVNQGIRAAKPGHMLLLNPDAIVKIDTLSKVKQVLEQEENIGVLGCRLVNEDGTTQESIRAFPQLSDQLLIMLKLHRFFPRFPALKRYYASSWNYTQDGEVDQVKGAFFLIHKNAIEQVGLLDEDYFIWFEEVDYCYRVKKAGLKVFYTSQAEVFHARGESFRQVLSITKQRYFIHSMQIYFAKHGSRWDTIVLRLARPLSLFLAALAAPLSMLKLKTPTAHD, translated from the coding sequence ATGTCTCAAACACCTATGACCGTAATAATTGTGAGCTGGAATGTGAGGGAGTTAGTACTCCAATGCATAGCCGCGCTTTTGCAGAGCAGGCAAAATCCAGAAGATATTATCGTTGTCGATAACGCCTCCCAAGATGGCTCGCTTAGGTCGCTAAAAGAAAAGTATCCAAACATTACTCTCATTGCCAATAGTAAAAATGTAGGCTTTGCAAAGGCGGTAAATCAAGGCATACGTGCTGCAAAACCCGGCCACATGCTACTCCTTAACCCAGATGCAATTGTCAAAATAGATACGTTAAGTAAGGTAAAACAAGTGCTGGAACAGGAAGAAAATATTGGCGTGCTCGGATGCCGTCTCGTAAATGAAGATGGAACAACGCAAGAGAGTATTCGAGCTTTTCCTCAGCTAAGCGATCAGTTACTCATCATGCTTAAACTGCATCGATTTTTCCCTCGTTTTCCTGCCTTGAAAAGGTACTACGCATCGAGTTGGAATTATACGCAGGATGGGGAAGTGGATCAGGTAAAAGGAGCATTTTTTCTTATACACAAAAATGCAATTGAACAAGTGGGCCTACTTGATGAGGACTATTTTATATGGTTTGAAGAAGTTGATTATTGCTATCGTGTAAAAAAGGCCGGACTTAAAGTCTTTTATACCTCACAGGCAGAAGTATTTCATGCTCGAGGTGAGAGCTTCAGGCAAGTGCTCAGTATTACCAAGCAGCGCTATTTTATTCACAGCATGCAAATCTATTTTGCCAAACATGGCTCACGATGGGATACTATAGTTCTTAGACTCGCTCGACCTCTTAGTCTTTTTCTGGCCGCGCTGGCCGCTCCGCTTAGCATGCTAAAGCTTAAAACTCCAACCGCGCATGACTAA
- the rpsM gene encoding 30S ribosomal protein S13 has product MAVRIAGVTLPNNKRIEIALTYIYGIGRTRAKKILEMAKISNDLRTQALDEQQTNTLREFIEKEFRVEGELRREISANIKRLKDIGAYRGSRHSKGLPVHGQRTKTNSRTVRGNVRRTMGSGRKPAAEKT; this is encoded by the coding sequence ATGGCTGTTCGTATCGCTGGAGTAACACTCCCAAACAACAAACGCATTGAAATTGCTCTGACCTACATTTACGGTATTGGTCGGACTCGTGCCAAAAAAATTCTTGAAATGGCTAAAATTAGCAATGATTTGCGCACGCAAGCCCTTGATGAGCAGCAGACAAATACACTCCGCGAATTTATTGAAAAAGAATTCCGCGTCGAAGGTGAACTTCGTCGTGAAATTAGCGCAAATATTAAGCGTTTAAAGGATATTGGCGCGTATCGTGGATCCCGCCACTCAAAGGGCTTACCAGTCCACGGGCAACGAACCAAGACAAATTCACGTACAGTTCGCGGTAACGTCCGACGTACGATGGGTTCAGGTCGCAAACCAGCAGCTGAAAAGACATAA
- the rplQ gene encoding 50S ribosomal protein L17, with amino-acid sequence MRHRLTTKKLNRPKANREALKKALANSFILHERITTTEARAKYIKPFVEKLVTASKTSSLAQRRRLISLLGNERNANKLLTKVGPRFAKRNGGYTRIIKLGQRQGDGAAIVSLEFVE; translated from the coding sequence ATGCGGCATCGATTAACGACAAAAAAACTTAATCGCCCAAAGGCTAACCGAGAAGCTTTGAAAAAGGCCTTGGCAAATAGTTTTATTCTGCATGAGCGGATCACGACCACAGAAGCAAGGGCAAAATATATTAAGCCCTTTGTAGAAAAGCTGGTTACTGCCAGTAAAACTTCTAGCCTAGCACAGCGCCGACGCCTAATTTCTCTGCTTGGTAACGAACGCAATGCGAATAAGCTACTCACCAAAGTCGGCCCACGTTTTGCCAAGCGCAATGGTGGCTACACTCGAATTATCAAACTTGGTCAGCGCCAAGGTGATGGTGCTGCAATTGTCAGTTTAGAATTTGTTGAATAA
- the rpsD gene encoding 30S ribosomal protein S4, producing the protein MARNLSPKAKQSRRAGADIGIKSKILVKRNYPPGMHGQRVNRRVSAYGTQLREKQKAKAIYRLLERQFVKYYERAIRKQGNTGEILLQLLETRLDNVVFRLGFAPSRDTARQLISHGHFLVNGRKLTIPSYEVKVNDLISVHENRKESAYWQDVKKLLTKNTTLPSWLTQDVDKLEGRVERLPAEDDLKLGIEMPQIVEFYSR; encoded by the coding sequence ATGGCACGCAATCTCTCACCTAAAGCAAAGCAATCTCGACGAGCCGGTGCAGATATCGGCATCAAGTCAAAAATCCTGGTAAAGCGAAATTATCCACCAGGAATGCACGGACAACGTGTGAATCGCCGTGTTTCAGCCTACGGCACTCAGCTACGCGAGAAGCAAAAGGCAAAGGCGATTTATCGTCTCTTAGAGCGTCAATTCGTTAAATATTACGAACGAGCAATCCGCAAGCAAGGTAATACTGGTGAAATTCTATTGCAGCTTTTAGAAACCCGTCTCGATAATGTTGTTTTCCGCCTTGGTTTTGCGCCAAGTCGTGACACTGCTCGTCAGTTAATCAGTCACGGACATTTCTTGGTAAACGGTCGCAAACTCACTATTCCTTCCTACGAAGTAAAAGTGAATGACCTTATCAGCGTACATGAAAACCGCAAAGAATCAGCCTATTGGCAGGATGTGAAAAAACTCCTTACCAAAAATACTACTTTGCCATCTTGGCTTACTCAAGATGTAGATAAACTTGAAGGCCGTGTAGAGCGACTGCCGGCTGAGGACGATTTGAAGCTTGGCATCGAAATGCCACAGATCGTCGAATTTTATTCACGATAA
- a CDS encoding DNA-directed RNA polymerase subunit alpha has product MENIPLPSSIDVERKDAQSATITVTPCYPGYGTTLGNAMRRVLLSSLPGAAITDVKIKGADHEFTTLPNVKEDVVTIILNLKSVRLKLQGDEPMTITLKVKGDKVVKAKDFTVPSQVEIVNGSQVIATLTDKDAEFELEARVAPGRGYIPVETREKEEREIGQIAIDAIYTPVRTVNFSTEHVRVGQMTNFDKLKLDITTDGTIDPEQAFRDAAEVLFAHFDLLKAPLAEKEAEKEEVAEEAEEEVKESK; this is encoded by the coding sequence ATGGAGAACATTCCTCTTCCATCAAGCATCGACGTCGAGCGCAAAGACGCTCAGAGCGCTACCATCACGGTTACCCCGTGCTATCCAGGCTACGGTACAACTCTGGGTAATGCTATGCGACGCGTGCTCTTAAGCTCACTCCCTGGCGCTGCAATTACAGACGTCAAAATTAAGGGTGCTGATCATGAATTTACCACTCTTCCAAATGTGAAAGAGGATGTGGTTACCATTATTTTGAATCTCAAATCAGTTCGCTTGAAGCTCCAAGGCGACGAACCAATGACCATTACCCTGAAGGTAAAGGGTGACAAAGTGGTAAAAGCGAAAGATTTCACTGTTCCAAGTCAGGTAGAAATCGTAAATGGTTCACAGGTGATTGCCACCTTAACCGATAAAGATGCTGAATTTGAACTAGAGGCACGAGTTGCTCCTGGTCGTGGCTACATTCCAGTTGAAACACGAGAAAAAGAAGAGCGTGAAATCGGTCAAATTGCTATCGACGCTATTTACACACCTGTACGCACAGTCAACTTCTCAACTGAGCACGTTCGTGTTGGTCAAATGACAAACTTCGATAAGTTGAAGCTGGATATTACCACTGATGGAACTATTGACCCTGAACAAGCCTTCCGTGATGCTGCCGAAGTACTCTTTGCTCACTTTGACTTGTTAAAAGCACCTCTCGCTGAGAAGGAAGCTGAAAAAGAAGAAGTAGCTGAGGAAGCAGAAGAAGAGGTTAAGGAAAGCAAATAA
- the rpmJ gene encoding 50S ribosomal protein L36, giving the protein MKVRPSVKKMCLKCRLIRRKKRLVVICENPRHKQRQG; this is encoded by the coding sequence ATGAAAGTACGTCCATCAGTAAAAAAAATGTGTTTAAAATGTCGCTTAATTCGTAGAAAGAAGCGACTTGTCGTGATATGTGAAAACCCACGACATAAGCAACGTCAAGGATAA
- a CDS encoding O-antigen ligase family protein, producing the protein MLKKVSLLSSVCLALYGLAYLGFLYPWINTTLFFLIVACTIYLSFRAPEYGIYIALSELIIGGKGYIFSIVAFGQAIPIRYAIFGILGLVFLWQVIREKRITVWQSQFRWPLLSLALWILLAAMLGYAKNPHEIWFFDLNGYIYFLFVFPLFQSIRNIGQLRSLAYWGAAATLALIVFTFFLSTLFATVYYRPNFVSATQVDSGQLAKLDEDSGEPARLGQTTKLDASKIQLDRSEITQDRPSVYRWARDTGMAEISYFSGRIFRVFVISHLYILLLLFPALLFLLQTSKWSSSRYIGVLSLFLLGAALFIGFSRSFWFGLAVGILFLFAILPKQFKLRLFLTSLTVLVVMLGALAIVPGAWDASVGRLQSLFQPNTELAASNRLQLLPNVVEKIKEAPLIGSGFGTLVRYRSLVAGTDEVETVAVYVYEWGYLDLLVKLGGIGLLIYLIFLGSVFRKGFQWKVQNQYELIIKLGTLSALLSLLAAHAFTPYLNHPLGISAILMCALIFTLVPNTHAES; encoded by the coding sequence GTGCTGAAGAAAGTTTCCTTGCTCTCTAGTGTGTGTTTAGCGCTTTACGGATTAGCGTATCTTGGTTTTCTCTACCCTTGGATAAATACCACGCTTTTTTTCCTCATTGTTGCGTGTACCATTTACCTTAGCTTTCGAGCACCGGAGTATGGAATTTATATAGCTCTGAGCGAACTTATTATTGGCGGCAAGGGTTACATTTTTTCTATTGTCGCTTTTGGTCAGGCTATTCCCATTCGCTACGCCATTTTCGGCATTCTCGGTCTCGTCTTTCTTTGGCAAGTCATACGTGAAAAAAGAATAACGGTATGGCAAAGCCAATTTCGCTGGCCATTACTCAGCTTGGCGCTCTGGATCCTCCTCGCAGCTATGCTGGGCTATGCAAAAAATCCGCACGAGATATGGTTTTTTGACCTCAATGGCTATATTTATTTTCTTTTTGTTTTCCCGTTGTTCCAGAGTATACGAAATATAGGGCAGCTGCGTAGTCTTGCTTACTGGGGCGCTGCCGCAACCTTGGCCCTAATAGTTTTTACCTTCTTCTTAAGCACACTTTTTGCCACGGTCTATTATCGTCCAAATTTTGTAAGTGCCACCCAGGTTGATTCAGGACAACTGGCAAAGTTGGATGAGGATAGTGGTGAGCCAGCCCGACTTGGCCAGACTACAAAGCTCGATGCTTCAAAAATTCAACTTGACCGCAGTGAGATAACTCAAGATCGTCCAAGTGTCTATCGCTGGGCAAGAGATACCGGCATGGCTGAAATATCATACTTTAGTGGAAGAATTTTCCGGGTTTTTGTAATAAGCCATCTCTACATTTTATTACTACTTTTTCCAGCCCTGCTTTTTCTCTTACAGACAAGTAAGTGGAGCAGCTCGCGATACATCGGTGTACTTAGCCTCTTTTTACTTGGCGCAGCACTGTTTATCGGATTCTCACGTAGCTTTTGGTTTGGGTTAGCTGTCGGAATACTTTTTCTTTTTGCCATATTACCAAAGCAATTCAAGTTACGCCTTTTCCTTACCTCGCTGACTGTGCTTGTTGTTATGCTAGGAGCTTTAGCAATTGTGCCGGGTGCTTGGGATGCCAGCGTGGGACGCCTGCAATCACTTTTTCAACCTAACACCGAGCTTGCCGCATCGAACCGTTTACAATTACTGCCCAATGTTGTTGAAAAAATAAAAGAGGCGCCTCTTATTGGATCCGGCTTTGGAACACTTGTTCGATATCGTTCACTGGTAGCCGGGACCGACGAGGTAGAAACTGTAGCGGTCTATGTGTATGAGTGGGGCTACTTAGACCTTTTAGTAAAACTAGGAGGTATTGGCTTACTTATCTATCTCATCTTTTTGGGAAGTGTCTTTCGGAAAGGATTTCAGTGGAAGGTACAAAACCAATATGAACTGATTATTAAACTTGGTACGCTCAGCGCATTACTTTCCTTACTCGCTGCTCACGCCTTTACACCATATTTAAACCATCCGCTTGGTATTAGCGCGATACTCATGTGCGCTCTCATTTTCACGCTTGTTCCAAATACTCATGCAGAATCCTGA
- the infA gene encoding translation initiation factor IF-1 encodes MELIGTVTEQLPNAMFRVELENGKEVLAHLSGRMRMFKIRIVPGDSVTLEMTPYDLTKGRITYRH; translated from the coding sequence ATTGAGCTGATCGGCACCGTAACCGAGCAACTTCCAAACGCAATGTTTCGGGTGGAGCTCGAAAACGGCAAAGAAGTGCTTGCCCACCTGTCTGGCCGTATGCGAATGTTCAAAATTCGTATTGTACCAGGCGATTCGGTGACACTTGAAATGACGCCATACGATTTAACCAAGGGTCGCATTACCTATCGACACTAA
- the rpsK gene encoding 30S ribosomal protein S11: MSEEATQAEQKEEKVAESTEASTSAAPAVKSSRGKKKKKKKFVTHGQAHIQASYNNTIVTLTDGSGNALAWGSSGMAGFKGPKKATPYAAGIIVRNVTEKVRDTGLKTLDVFVKGIGSGREAAIRALSAQGFTINSIKDITPTPHNGCRPRKVRRV; encoded by the coding sequence ATGAGCGAAGAAGCAACACAAGCAGAACAGAAAGAGGAAAAAGTCGCTGAAAGCACTGAAGCAAGTACTTCGGCTGCGCCAGCGGTGAAATCTTCTCGAGGTAAGAAAAAGAAGAAAAAGAAGTTTGTCACACATGGACAAGCTCATATTCAAGCCAGCTATAACAACACCATTGTCACTTTGACTGATGGAAGCGGTAACGCATTAGCCTGGGGATCATCCGGAATGGCTGGATTTAAGGGCCCGAAAAAGGCTACCCCATACGCAGCTGGAATTATTGTGCGAAATGTTACTGAAAAAGTACGCGACACCGGCTTAAAAACGCTTGACGTTTTTGTGAAGGGTATTGGTTCTGGTCGTGAGGCTGCTATCCGAGCCTTAAGCGCCCAAGGTTTCACCATCAACTCCATCAAGGACATCACCCCAACCCCACATAACGGCTGTCGTCCACGTAAAGTACGCAGAGTCTAA
- a CDS encoding glycosyltransferase family 4 protein, translating to MGLFDEEMAQRQNKTLLITAFFPPKLGGLEHFWSEVTRRWPEDSLIIWTDKEVDANDDNIPHRVIRQKLFAWSWCKPSWLPMLWRLPRYIRRFEIHRILFGHYAQYAILAPLMRLCLGIRYDIMSHGIDAVLPQQNPVHAFFYRLTLRFADTLYANSNQTAKHFGTDPKLQKKIRIAHPGIDFADFPELPQRTSTEGFTVLTISRLVAMKGIDVMLHALALLKAPVRYIVVGDGPEMGALKQLANTLGILEQVHFIGAIPDNAEEKAKWYAQADVFVLPSRPVRGHAESFGIVLLEAARYRLPVIATRQSGAEDIVLPAQSGLLVDPGNPEELARAIKELMGDQTWAQQLGEKHYTRVQTEFTWKRTMEELLHE from the coding sequence ATGGGATTATTCGACGAAGAAATGGCGCAACGGCAGAATAAAACATTACTCATTACCGCTTTTTTTCCGCCTAAACTTGGAGGTTTAGAGCATTTTTGGTCTGAGGTAACGAGACGATGGCCAGAGGATTCGCTGATTATTTGGACGGATAAAGAAGTAGACGCGAATGATGACAACATTCCACACCGGGTAATTCGTCAAAAGCTTTTTGCCTGGTCTTGGTGCAAGCCAAGCTGGCTTCCTATGCTTTGGCGACTTCCACGGTATATACGTCGCTTTGAAATACATCGCATTTTATTTGGCCACTATGCGCAATACGCTATCCTTGCGCCACTCATGCGTCTCTGTTTAGGAATCCGCTACGATATTATGTCTCACGGCATTGATGCTGTGTTGCCGCAACAAAATCCAGTGCATGCATTTTTTTACCGGTTGACCTTACGCTTTGCCGACACTCTTTATGCAAACAGCAATCAGACCGCAAAGCATTTTGGTACAGACCCAAAGCTTCAGAAAAAAATTCGCATTGCACACCCTGGGATTGATTTTGCTGATTTTCCGGAATTACCACAGAGAACATCAACTGAAGGTTTTACCGTCCTCACAATAAGTCGACTAGTAGCAATGAAGGGGATTGATGTCATGCTTCACGCTTTAGCATTGCTAAAAGCACCTGTTCGCTACATTGTCGTTGGTGATGGTCCCGAAATGGGCGCCCTCAAACAACTCGCCAATACATTAGGCATACTTGAGCAAGTACATTTCATCGGAGCAATACCAGACAATGCTGAAGAAAAAGCTAAATGGTATGCGCAAGCTGATGTGTTTGTACTACCTAGTCGCCCAGTGAGAGGACACGCAGAAAGTTTCGGAATAGTACTCTTAGAAGCTGCTCGTTATAGGCTACCTGTTATCGCCACAAGGCAAAGTGGAGCCGAGGATATTGTGCTACCCGCGCAAAGCGGACTACTAGTTGATCCGGGAAATCCAGAGGAGTTAGCTAGAGCCATAAAAGAGCTTATGGGTGACCAAACCTGGGCACAACAATTAGGTGAGAAGCATTATACTCGTGTGCAAACTGAATTTACCTGGAAGCGCACAATGGAGGAGCTCCTTCATGAATGA